From a region of the Gossypium raimondii isolate GPD5lz chromosome 10, ASM2569854v1, whole genome shotgun sequence genome:
- the LOC105777864 gene encoding protein disulfide isomerase pTAC5, chloroplastic, whose amino-acid sequence MTSLVPLSFNPPFLHSHSHSFSSKPSPLSPSPSNLFVCFSSSSPSSPSSSSSSSSSSSHNSSNFDREETRWLREEQRWLREEQRWLREEQRWLKEKESLLWEISQLKLQIQALENRNSFHGASVTETISRIGALLQVLKDKNRIAESGESARDMVFEEVKEKEVVVEEGVRVLEKKAKEVEKKIERKTLRVGSEGEQVREMQEALGKLGFYSGEEDIEFSSFSSGTERAVKTWQATIGAREDGIMTAELLQRLFEEQEVKSSSSSNIATIWEKEGTNGTAITSLTEISEIQQKVVKEEGFTEAEVSQHRVFLLGENRWEEPSRLTGKDKQATGSENIDAKTSCHACRGEGRLMCAECDGTGEPNVEPQFLEWVDEGANCPYCDGLGYTTCEVCQGGAVV is encoded by the exons ATGACTTCCTTAGTTCCTCTCTCTTTCAACCCTCCTTTTCTCCACTCCCATTCTCATTCCTTTTCttccaaaccctcccccctctcTCCTTCCCCTTCCAATCTCTTCGTCTGCTTCTCCtcctcttctccttcttctccttcttcttcttcttcttcttcttcatcttcttcacatAATTCCTCAAATTTCGACCGCGAAGAAACCCGGTGGCTTCGCGAGGAACAGCGATGGCTCCGTGAAGAGCAACGCTGGCTAAGAGAAGAGCAGCGCTGGCTTAAAGAGAAAGAATCGCTACTTTGGGAAATCTCCCAACTCAAGCTTCAAATCCAGGCCTTAGAAAACCGGAATTCCTTTCATGGAGCTTCGGTTACGGAGACAATATCCCGTATCGGAGCTTTACTTCAGGTGTTGAAAGACAAGAATCGGATTGCGGAAAGCGGAGAAAGCGCGAGGGATATGGTTTTCGAAGAAGTAAAAGAGAAAGAGGTGGTTGTAGAGGAAGGAGTTAGGGTTCTGGAAAAGAAGGCAAAAGAGGTTGAAAAGAAGATAGAGAGGAAAACGTTGAGAGTAGGCAGCGAAGGAGAGCAAGTTCGAGAAATGCAG GAAGCGTTAGGAAAACTGGGTTTCTACTCTGGTGAGGAGGACATTGAATTTTCCAGCTTCTCCAGCGGGACTGAACGTGCTGTGAAAACTTGGCAA GCAACAATAGGTGCCCGTGAAGATGGAATAATGACGGCAGAACTTCTTCAAAGGTTGTTCGAAGAACAGGAAGTCAAGAGTTCTAGCTCAAGCAATATTGCAACTATTTGGGAGAAG GAGGGGACCAATGGAACTGCAATAACGTCTTTGACAGAAATCTCAGAGATACAACAGAAAGTTGTGAAAGAGGAAGGTTTCACAGAAGCAGAGGTATCTCAACACCGAGTTTTTCTGCTTGGAGAAAACCGGTGGGAAGAACCTTCTAGGCTTACTGGTAAGGATAAACAAGCTACGGGGAGTGAAAACATAGATGCCAAAACAAGCTGCCATGCTTGTCGGGGAGAAGGCCGGTTAATGTGCGCAG AGTGTGATGGAACAGGTGAACCTAATGTTGAACCACAG TTCTTAGAATGGGTGGACGAGGGAGCAAATTGCCCATACTGTGACGGCCTTGGGTATACAACTTGTGAAGTATGCCAAGGAGGAGCAGTGGTTTAG